The genomic DNA AGGCCTTACGCGGAAGCTGCCAGCGCATTCGCTACCGCACCGGGCAGCTCGACAGCGACAAAATATCGGGAGGGATAGAGGTAGTCCTCGCCGGACTCGTCGACAACCCGAATGTAGCCATCTTTTGCGGCAGCTTGGTCGGGAAGGACAGGATAGATCTTACGCAGCGTCAAGTCTTCGCAGCCGTCGTTGCGAATACAGAGCGCAAATTTGTGGTGCCGACTACTCAAGGGCGCCGTGACTTCCAATATCCTGGGCGACGTTTGCCGTGCGCCACTGCGATCACCTCGACACTGTCGTTGCGCAGACCATAGATCAAACTGAACGGAAACCGGGGGAAGATGTACCGCCTAGCGTGAGCCCCGTAACGAGGCCATCGTTCTGGCGCCTCGGCGATCGCTTCGACCGCGTGCCGCAGCTCTTCACGAAAACCGTCTGCGGCTGCTAGGCTGCGCTCCGCGTACCAGGCAAAAGCCGCTTGCGCTTCTTCGGCAGCGGCAGGGTGAAATCTAACCGCGACCGGTGGCACCCGTGCCGTAGAGCCGTGTGCGGAGCTGCTCCCACGGAATCGTCTGCACGGAGCCTGAGTCCAACTCGGTCATCCGGTGCTCGATTTCCGCGACCCAGGCCTGTTCCACCCCGTCCTCAGAACCGGGTTCAAGGCTCTCGATCAAGAGGCCTGTGAGCGCAGCGCGCTCTTTGGGATCGAGCCGCATGGCCTCTTCGTATAGTTTCTGTGCCGTCTTGGTCATCTCTCAGTCCTCCAATGCCGCGGCGTAAAGTTTACCCCAGCGCGTTCAGCGCCGACCCGGCCTTGAACCACCCGATCTGCTGCGCCGTCATCGAATGATTGGCCTGGATCTTCACGTCCCCACTGGCCTTATGAATCGTCACCTCGACCGGCTTGCCGGGCGCGAGGGCCGCGAGGCCCGTGATGCTCACGCGGTCTTTTTCCTCGAACTTGTCGTAGTCCGCGGGATTGGCGAAGGTTAGGGGCAGGATGCCCTGCTTCTTGAGATTCGTT from Nitrospirota bacterium includes the following:
- a CDS encoding type II toxin-antitoxin system RelE/ParE family toxin; amino-acid sequence: MPPVAVRFHPAAAEEAQAAFAWYAERSLAAADGFREELRHAVEAIAEAPERWPRYGAHARRYIFPRFPFSLIYGLRNDSVEVIAVAHGKRRPGYWKSRRP
- a CDS encoding addiction module protein; the protein is MTKTAQKLYEEAMRLDPKERAALTGLLIESLEPGSEDGVEQAWVAEIEHRMTELDSGSVQTIPWEQLRTRLYGTGATGRG